aaaaataaatgagaaAATCAATTATTCAGTTTTACAGAATACGACTATGACATGCAGACGCCATAGTACATATATCATATAATGCAAAAGTCACTGCTATAGCTTAAGAAACGCAACGCATTAATTActtctaaaataatttataagcTAACATTTAAGTGAAATTGCTCTCAGTATGAATGAgaatttgtcttttcattcCAGAGAAAATCTGTGGTGGTGGACTATCCTGTCTCATGTTGTAGCGGTGACTTGTAGGCTTGAGAATGAGCTTAAAGAAGGGGTGAGTGTTGTCATCCATAATGCATTGGAGTTGTCCTACTGTTATTCTGTCTCTTGTATTCGACAGCAATGGCAAAAATCATGAGGAAGTCCTAGGGTTTTGAAACTTCTCCTTTAAAGTTTGAGTTTGTTCTTGAAGTAGCGTGTAAGACCACCCCAGATTGGAGCTCCATACTCTAGAAGAGGCCTAATCTTTGTTACATAACAAGAAATGCCAATTTCAGTTGGTAAGTTTGCCCTACAGGACTCCCTCAGAAAGAACAGTCTCTTGTTGACCCTTTTGgtgatatatatatacaatttTGGCTGTTGCACTAATAATAAAGGTTATCCTGGTGCAAAACACCAAGTAGCTTGAAAGCATTTACTCTTTCAATAAATGTTCCATCAATTGATAGTTGAGGTGGTTCTGGAAATGATTCCTTAAAGCAGATCCACATATCCTTGGTCTTTTTAGGATTAAGTGACATGTTACTTTCTTACGCCCACCCATCCATAGAGTGTAGTATTTAGAATTAAATATCTATTTCTTGACTTAATGCAATGCCCATTCAACACAGTATTCATCAGGGTGTCTATTTTAAAAGCTTATGAACATGCGAGTCTATCATTAAGACATTAACAAGTACTTAGAATTAAATATCTATTTTTTCTAATGTAAtgattaattaatattattattggtttaGATCACTTGAGATTTTTGTATCACCTTTCAATTCTCCTCTAACAGCAAATTCCCACTCTGCCTCTGTTGGCAGTCTCTTGCCCATCCATTCACAATAAGTCTTAGCATCATTGTAACTGATATGAACAGCTGGGTATGTCATCTTCTCTTTTATGGATGAACCAGGGCCTCCTGGCTGTAGAATGTGAAAATAAACTccttaacaataaaataacattatCACTACTTTTACAACCTATCGATTGAGCATGCAAACATCATCATACTGGTCACTACCCTCTACACTTCAAGATTAATGTCACAATGATAAATGTAGGGTAATGAAAGTCTTCTTGAGGTTAGTAAAGTGGGCTCTGTTGTACCCAATAATATTTTCCCAAATTTACTGTTTTATGTTACTTTTCCATTTAACTTCAAAACATGGTTTTTGCAATTTAAGTCATAGATATCCTGTGTGGCAAGTTTTAAAAAGTACAAGAACAGACCCAGTTCAGCAATGGAAAGTGGACCAGTACCTAGATCTAAGCTTTCTTTCCAGATTAAGTAATTTGGGAATTGAATGACAACagtaaaattgatttcaacAATTTTGCAATGTTCAAAGCTCATTTACATCCAGGAAAACATACCTGTCTCCAGTAAGCATGCTCTACTGGCAACCACCAAGGAGCACCCTAAATAAATTATCAtgtcatattattattagcattaaTCTGGATCTGCATTTTGAAGTACATGCAGGGGCAGATCCAGGGGAGGTGACTTGGGTGATGGCTCACCCCACTTTCTGGAAAGTAAATTCTtgtattttattgcttttctAAGTCTGGTGTTTCCAAAAAAGTCATATATGGCTTTTATAGttacaaatttcaagttcCCTGAATTGTTACCACAAAACTGTCACCCCATTCTCAAAATCCTCAGGATCTGCCCCTGGCACAAGCAATTAATATCTTATCTAAAACTAGTGACTTAAAATAACAaggacaacaaaaacaaaatttcatatTACATTTTTAGATACTACCGTTGTCACATTTTAGGccatttgtacattttttaaatctgtatctatattttttcgtttgccttaaataattatttcaatttttccacAATATCCGCGTTGTTTTGCATTCATCCAAAATAACCACCAGCTAATTCAAATTAGACAATGTCACATCATGGTCAAGAATGAGCAAACAGTGGCTTTTGAGATATACTTAAATGGAAGGAAATTACTATGGTTACGGACAACATATTTTCAGAACATGAAAGTCATGCAAGACTAGTTATTTTAAAGACTGTGCACAGGGGAATCCCCTACGTTAAAAAAAGCTTTGATACAAAGTAACACTTCAGTTACCGGCACAGACTGTGTAATCTTTGACCTGACTTCCTTGGAAACAAAGgaatgaaagacaaaactCCATCCAAATCTCTCCGCTTCCGTTTTGAACTTCTTGGCGCGAACAAACTTCCTGAAGTTGTCGTTGGTGGCAGGGTATTTGTCGATCACAAATGGTTTTAAGCCAACTGTTTTAACGGACAATTCTCCACGCTTAGAATCTGCAGTTGGGCTTCCCATACGAAATTTACCCCCCAAGAGTGTAATCTCCGCATTATACTCGTCATTAGCGGCATGGGAAACATTTTTAATCGCTATCAATGAATACAGGACTGAACAAACCACCTTGTTCCACATCTTTTCTACAAGGCGCCCACAAGGAGGTACAAAGAAAGTGGAGAACTGGACCAAAAAGGAAATTCGAACCCAGTTCTAAAGTCGACGTGGTCCTTCACTATCAAATAGCCCTTATCGCATTTATGTCTGCACATCAAACGGTCAGCGGAATTATAGTTTCAAGACGAGGCTATCGGGTCGAAGTTTCTCAAGGAACACATCATGTCTGACCATGTAACTCCTGAATCTGCCTTTTTTTCTACGGAGGAAAAGGTCCAAATTCTTAGCGGTAAATGTCCAGGTATCACGAAAGGAAGACTGAAAGTTTGGCTGTCATTTCGGAAAGGAACTGCAAGAGATGGAAGTGCTTCGTCCGACGGTACGAAAGCCGTACTGCTTCAAAGGTACGTACGCTTCGCCTCGttgttattataatattttGTCATCCGGCGTTCACTTATGTTTCGATGTACTCTCTTAACCTCATATGTTTACCATATGTTAATCTCAGatcgttttaattttttagggTTATAAGTTACATAAAAAACGGCTGGGAAAATAATTGGGTAGATAAGTGGTGCCACCTGACAACAACCTCTCAAGACGTAACTTCCGAACGAAGCAGCACGAATCAACACTACGAGTTTCCAGGATCAGCAGCATGGGTCCCGTTAATCCAAGCTAAAAATGACTTCCCATCGTTCAGTATTCAAGACATTGATACGTATTTCATTGAACGGAAAGCAAACGATAAAGAGGCTAACAAGGACTATAAAAACGTCAACAACAAGGCATTCGGATTATTCAAACACGGACATGTCCAAAAAATCGAATTCGCCAAAGATGTTGATAAAATCCATGTGAAATGCGAGTGTCTGCCAGAAATGAAGAAGAACATCAAACACCAGGTCAAATTGTCGATCACGAATTCTGGAGAAATAGTATTTGCAAGCTGTCCATGTCCAGCTGGAAAGGGCCCCCTTGCATCATGC
This sequence is a window from Acropora palmata chromosome 6, jaAcrPala1.3, whole genome shotgun sequence. Protein-coding genes within it:
- the LOC141884235 gene encoding inactive C-alpha-formylglycine-generating enzyme 2-like, giving the protein MWNKVVCSVLYSLIAIKNVSHAANDEYNAEITLLGGKFRMGSPTADSKRGELSVKTVGLKPFVIDKYPATNDNFRKFVRAKKFKTEAERFGWSFVFHSFVSKEVRSKITQSVPGAPWWLPVEHAYWRQPGGPGSSIKEKMTYPAVHISYNDAKTYCEWMGKRLPTEAEWEFAVRGELKGKDFPWGAEFLENRMNIWQGHFPDENTEEDGHTGVAPVDAFPAQNKFGMYDMLGNAWEWVADEFKEKGREKKYVLRGGSYIDTADGKSNHKVTVSTRMGNTADAGSDNIAFRCARSVSRDEL